In the Chitinivibrionia bacterium genome, AAGCGTGGTTTTCGGGGTTTCGTTCGGGGGTGGGAGTGGTTTCTGTTTGGGTGCAGATTTGGCAAATTCTTGATATTTCGCCGAAATCCGTGCAGTTGGGCTCTTTGCTTAAAGTCCAGTTGTCGAAATTGTGTCTTGCGGATACGTTTGCTATGGGTAAAAATTCGTCGTTGCCGTAAATAATGCCTGTCGGTTGAGACAATCTCCAAGATACTCGTGCGTTTTCGGGTAAAATGCTTAATTTGCACGAGGTCGGGTCGTAGTTTACTATTAAGCCGCCGTCGGTCATTATAAGTTCTCCGTCGCCTCTTATCATTAGGTTTTGCGGAATGGTGCCTGCGTATTTTGCTTTCCAGATTACTTTTGAATTAAACGGAATATGGATACCGATTGTTCTGTTTGAATTGTCGAATAAATTGTCGGTTTCGCCGATTATTGTTATGGTTGAGTTTGGCGGAATTTGCAATGTTCGGCTTGCTCCGACGGAGATTACTACGGTCATTTGGTCTATGAGCGTTGGCGGGGTGTCGCTGTTCCACGTTGTTGTCATCATAAAATCGAATGTTATTGTTCGGGTTAATGTGTTGTGTCTTATGTTTGTTATGGGTTTGTCGGTTTTTTCGCCCGCCCAGGACAGAGAATTGGGGACGGTATAATCCGTAAATTTGTTGTGCGTTATTGCGCCCTCGGTTCTTGGAAAAACATCGTTGGCGCGGGCTGTAGAATTGCCGCCGCAACCGTTTTGTGCAAGGCAGCCCGCTTGTTTTATATAGTATCCGCGCCATTCGGGGTTTGCGTTCCAAAGAAAAAGCCGATTATTTCTATTTACGTGATAAATTAACATTCCGTCAGCGGGAACATTGATGTCAACGCCGACTCTTTGGCGGTTTTCAATCAAGAAATATTCGTCTTCGGTTTGTGTGTCTATTCGATATACTATATCGTGTAAAGCGGGATTAGGCAAAGTAATGTTTGCCGCTGTTTCATTCAGTGTAATTACGGTTGCCCAGCCCAATCTTGCACGCGGATACGCCGAAAAACGCGGAGGTATAAAATTCCACGAGCCGCTTGCCATAATGCACCAAGGACCCAAAGCTACCGAACCCGAACTGCCGTAAAAATCTTCTATGTGAAAAATAGAATGTCCGATTTCGTGAACTTTTATACCGATATGTCCGATATTAGAGCCGCTTCTGCCGCGCAATTCGGGAGAAGCTCCGTATCTGCCGTTCCGTTCAATGTTATTGTCATCAAAAAAAAACCAACCGTCTGAGTGCGACCATACCGATTCGTCCCGCGAAACGCCCTCGGATTGACAATAACCAGCAAAAATTATATGCACACCGATATAATTGCTGTAAGTCGTCCAAGGATCGTATTCAAAATCGGGAAGCGGGTGAGGATATATTGTAGGGTCAAATCCGTGCTGTCGCGCCACTTGGATTGTATGATTGCCTAAACGCCATCGGAAAGTGCCATAAACCGATATTGAATCAGGCAAGGTAAACGGTCCGTAAATATTTGCCCGTAAATCGAATTTTCCCGAAGAGTTTTCCAAAAAATAATTGCGCACCGCACCGTTAAATATTTCTTCAAACTCCTCTTTTGTTTTGGTGAACGGTCTGTCGGGAAAATCAACGAGAATTACAGGCATAGTCCACTCGCCCTCAAAGACGTGATTTTGCTGCGATTGCGAAACGCTTAAAGGGTTTGCAGGAACGGCAAAGCCGCCCTGCAAAGTTAAAGCCAAAAACAAGAAAATCGCCGCAATTTGTCGCATAAACGCCTACCTTTTTACGCCTATTCGAGTGGAATAATGGTAGCGCTTTCCGCTGATACCAATTGCT is a window encoding:
- a CDS encoding M6 family metalloprotease domain-containing protein, coding for MRQIAAIFLFLALTLQGGFAVPANPLSVSQSQQNHVFEGEWTMPVILVDFPDRPFTKTKEEFEEIFNGAVRNYFLENSSGKFDLRANIYGPFTLPDSISVYGTFRWRLGNHTIQVARQHGFDPTIYPHPLPDFEYDPWTTYSNYIGVHIIFAGYCQSEGVSRDESVWSHSDGWFFFDDNNIERNGRYGASPELRGRSGSNIGHIGIKVHEIGHSIFHIEDFYGSSGSVALGPWCIMASGSWNFIPPRFSAYPRARLGWATVITLNETAANITLPNPALHDIVYRIDTQTEDEYFLIENRQRVGVDINVPADGMLIYHVNRNNRLFLWNANPEWRGYYIKQAGCLAQNGCGGNSTARANDVFPRTEGAITHNKFTDYTVPNSLSWAGEKTDKPITNIRHNTLTRTITFDFMMTTTWNSDTPPTLIDQMTVVISVGASRTLQIPPNSTITIIGETDNLFDNSNRTIGIHIPFNSKVIWKAKYAGTIPQNLMIRGDGELIMTDGGLIVNYDPTSCKLSILPENARVSWRLSQPTGIIYGNDEFLPIANVSARHNFDNWTLSKEPNCTDFGEISRICQICTQTETTPTPERNPENHA